The following proteins are encoded in a genomic region of Haemorhous mexicanus isolate bHaeMex1 chromosome 11, bHaeMex1.pri, whole genome shotgun sequence:
- the LMCD1 gene encoding LIM and cysteine-rich domains protein 1 isoform X1, giving the protein MSGSQPQVGRGVPCLRCRGLCTAFEPHSWRKICKSCKCSQEEHGLSSELDDDRKIGRLLWGSRHASLTARLKGGDGARVYKRNRMIVTNPNISGKDPTFDTITYEWAPPGLTQKLAMQYMELVPKELQPVAGTEGALQRRRRLARQLPLHDQDPAQCRGLAEGEQQLMQDFVKRYKAEALGVGEVALPGQGGGKEEEKPQEKSIDPSTAPESPNGALESTAGNYRCESCRQPLPGDCPVVFAERAGYSRQWHPACFVCCRCREPLVDLIYFWKSGAAWCGRHYCESLRPRCAGCDEIIFSEDYQQVEGLAWHHKHFACLECETLLTGKPFTLAKASLLCSTCSQSRV; this is encoded by the exons ATGTCGGGGAGCCAGCCGCAGGTGGGAAGAGGCGTGCCCTGCTTGCGCTGCAGAGGGCTGTGCACGGCCTTCGAGCCACACTCCTGGAG GAAGATCTGCAAGTCGTGCAAGTGCAGCCAGGAGGAGCACGGGCTGAGCTCGGAGCTGGACGACGACCGCAAGATCGGGCGCCTGCTGTGGGGCTCCAGGCACGCCTCGCTGACCGCGCGCCTCAAGGGCGGCGACGGCGCCCGCGTCTACAAGAGGAACCGCATGATCGTCACCAACCCCAACATCTCGGGCAAGGACCCCACCTTCGACACCATCACCTACGAGTGGGCTCCCCCCGGGCTCACCCAGAAGCTG GCCATGCAGTACATGGAGCTGGTCCCCAAGGAGCTGCAGCCGGTGGCGGGCACGGAGGGCGCCctgcagcggcggcggcggctggcGCGGCAGCTCCCGCTGCACGACCAGGACCCGGCCCAGTGCCGCGGCCTCGCCGAGGGCGAGCAGCAGCTCATGCAGGACTTCGTGAAGAGGTACAAGGCCGAGGCCCTGGGAGTTGGGGAGGTGGCGCTGCCGGGCCAGGGCGGcggaaaggaggaggagaagccccAGGAGAAGAGCATcgaccccagcacagcccccgaGTCACCCAACGGGGCCCTGGAGAGCACGGCCGGGAACTAC CGCTGCGAGTCCTGCCGGCAGCCGCTGCCCGGGGACTGCCCCGTGGTGTTCGCCGAGCGCGCCGGCTACTCCCGCCAGTGGCACCCCGCCTGCTTCGTGTGCTGCCGCTGCAGAGAGCCCCTCGTCGACCTCATCTACTTCTGGAAGAGCGGGGCCGCCTGGTGTGGGCGCCACTACTGCGAGAGCCTCCGGCCCCGCTGCGCCGGCTGCGACGAG ATCATCTTCTCAGAGGACTACCAGCAGGTGGAAGGGCTGGCCTGGCACCACAAGCACTTTGCCTGCCTGGAGTGCGAGACGCTGCTGACGGGCAAACCCTTCACCCTGGCCAAGGCCAGCCTgctgtgcagcacctgcagccagagcagggtcTGA
- the LMCD1 gene encoding LIM and cysteine-rich domains protein 1 isoform X2, which yields MKGGARAARAAAAREQRSVRRKICKSCKCSQEEHGLSSELDDDRKIGRLLWGSRHASLTARLKGGDGARVYKRNRMIVTNPNISGKDPTFDTITYEWAPPGLTQKLAMQYMELVPKELQPVAGTEGALQRRRRLARQLPLHDQDPAQCRGLAEGEQQLMQDFVKRYKAEALGVGEVALPGQGGGKEEEKPQEKSIDPSTAPESPNGALESTAGNYRCESCRQPLPGDCPVVFAERAGYSRQWHPACFVCCRCREPLVDLIYFWKSGAAWCGRHYCESLRPRCAGCDEIIFSEDYQQVEGLAWHHKHFACLECETLLTGKPFTLAKASLLCSTCSQSRV from the exons GAAGATCTGCAAGTCGTGCAAGTGCAGCCAGGAGGAGCACGGGCTGAGCTCGGAGCTGGACGACGACCGCAAGATCGGGCGCCTGCTGTGGGGCTCCAGGCACGCCTCGCTGACCGCGCGCCTCAAGGGCGGCGACGGCGCCCGCGTCTACAAGAGGAACCGCATGATCGTCACCAACCCCAACATCTCGGGCAAGGACCCCACCTTCGACACCATCACCTACGAGTGGGCTCCCCCCGGGCTCACCCAGAAGCTG GCCATGCAGTACATGGAGCTGGTCCCCAAGGAGCTGCAGCCGGTGGCGGGCACGGAGGGCGCCctgcagcggcggcggcggctggcGCGGCAGCTCCCGCTGCACGACCAGGACCCGGCCCAGTGCCGCGGCCTCGCCGAGGGCGAGCAGCAGCTCATGCAGGACTTCGTGAAGAGGTACAAGGCCGAGGCCCTGGGAGTTGGGGAGGTGGCGCTGCCGGGCCAGGGCGGcggaaaggaggaggagaagccccAGGAGAAGAGCATcgaccccagcacagcccccgaGTCACCCAACGGGGCCCTGGAGAGCACGGCCGGGAACTAC CGCTGCGAGTCCTGCCGGCAGCCGCTGCCCGGGGACTGCCCCGTGGTGTTCGCCGAGCGCGCCGGCTACTCCCGCCAGTGGCACCCCGCCTGCTTCGTGTGCTGCCGCTGCAGAGAGCCCCTCGTCGACCTCATCTACTTCTGGAAGAGCGGGGCCGCCTGGTGTGGGCGCCACTACTGCGAGAGCCTCCGGCCCCGCTGCGCCGGCTGCGACGAG ATCATCTTCTCAGAGGACTACCAGCAGGTGGAAGGGCTGGCCTGGCACCACAAGCACTTTGCCTGCCTGGAGTGCGAGACGCTGCTGACGGGCAAACCCTTCACCCTGGCCAAGGCCAGCCTgctgtgcagcacctgcagccagagcagggtcTGA
- the LMCD1 gene encoding LIM and cysteine-rich domains protein 1 isoform X3 — translation MIVTNPNISGKDPTFDTITYEWAPPGLTQKLAMQYMELVPKELQPVAGTEGALQRRRRLARQLPLHDQDPAQCRGLAEGEQQLMQDFVKRYKAEALGVGEVALPGQGGGKEEEKPQEKSIDPSTAPESPNGALESTAGNYRCESCRQPLPGDCPVVFAERAGYSRQWHPACFVCCRCREPLVDLIYFWKSGAAWCGRHYCESLRPRCAGCDEIIFSEDYQQVEGLAWHHKHFACLECETLLTGKPFTLAKASLLCSTCSQSRV, via the exons ATGATCGTCACCAACCCCAACATCTCGGGCAAGGACCCCACCTTCGACACCATCACCTACGAGTGGGCTCCCCCCGGGCTCACCCAGAAGCTG GCCATGCAGTACATGGAGCTGGTCCCCAAGGAGCTGCAGCCGGTGGCGGGCACGGAGGGCGCCctgcagcggcggcggcggctggcGCGGCAGCTCCCGCTGCACGACCAGGACCCGGCCCAGTGCCGCGGCCTCGCCGAGGGCGAGCAGCAGCTCATGCAGGACTTCGTGAAGAGGTACAAGGCCGAGGCCCTGGGAGTTGGGGAGGTGGCGCTGCCGGGCCAGGGCGGcggaaaggaggaggagaagccccAGGAGAAGAGCATcgaccccagcacagcccccgaGTCACCCAACGGGGCCCTGGAGAGCACGGCCGGGAACTAC CGCTGCGAGTCCTGCCGGCAGCCGCTGCCCGGGGACTGCCCCGTGGTGTTCGCCGAGCGCGCCGGCTACTCCCGCCAGTGGCACCCCGCCTGCTTCGTGTGCTGCCGCTGCAGAGAGCCCCTCGTCGACCTCATCTACTTCTGGAAGAGCGGGGCCGCCTGGTGTGGGCGCCACTACTGCGAGAGCCTCCGGCCCCGCTGCGCCGGCTGCGACGAG ATCATCTTCTCAGAGGACTACCAGCAGGTGGAAGGGCTGGCCTGGCACCACAAGCACTTTGCCTGCCTGGAGTGCGAGACGCTGCTGACGGGCAAACCCTTCACCCTGGCCAAGGCCAGCCTgctgtgcagcacctgcagccagagcagggtcTGA